A window of Macrotis lagotis isolate mMagLag1 chromosome X, bilby.v1.9.chrom.fasta, whole genome shotgun sequence contains these coding sequences:
- the ATP5F1A gene encoding ATP synthase F(1) complex subunit alpha, mitochondrial, whose translation MLSVRVAAALARALPRQAGLVSRNALGAAFVATRNIHSSNKHLQKSGTAEVSSILEERILGADTSVDLEETGRVLSIGDGIARVHGLRNVQAEEMVEFSSGLKGMSLNLEPDNVGVVVFGNDKLIKEGDIVKRTGAIVDVPVGEELLGRVVDALGNAIDGKGPIGSKTRRRVGLKAPGIIPRISVREPMQTGIKAVDSLVPIGRGQRELIIGDRQTGKTSIAIDTIINQKRFNDGTDEKKKLYCIYVAIGQKRSTVAQLVKRLTDADAMKYTIVVSATASDAAPLQYLAPYSGCSMGEYFRDNGKHALIIYDDLSKQAVAYRQMSLLLRRPPGREAYPGDVFYLHSRLLERAAKMNDTFGGGSLTALPVIETQAGDVSAYIPTNVISITDGQIFLETELFYKGIRPAINVGLSVSRVGSAAQTRAMKQVAGTMKLELAQYREVAAFAQFGSDLDAATQQLLSRGVRLTELLKQGQYSPMAIEEQVAVIYAGVRGYLDKLEPSKITKFESAFLAHVISQHQSLLGNIRTDGKISEQSDAKLKEIVTNFLAGFEP comes from the exons ATGCTGTCTGTCCGCGTCGCCGCTGCCTTGGCCCGCGCCCTGCCCCGCCAAGCCGGGCTG GTCTCTAGAAATGCCTTGGGGGCAGCCTTTGTTGCTACAAGGAATATCCATTCCTCTAACAAGCACCTGCAGAAGTCTG GCACTGCCGAGGTGTCCTCTATTCTGGAAGAACGTATTTTGGGAGCTGACACCTCTGTTGACCTTGAAGAAACTGGACGAGTTCTGTCTATTGGTGATGGTATTGCCCGTGTACATGGCCTAAGGAATGTTCAGGCAGAAGAAATGGTGGAATTTTCTTCGGGCCTAAAG ggTATGTCCTTGAATTTAGAACCGGATAATGTTGGTGTTGTCGTGTTTGGTAATGACAAATTGATTAAAGAAGGAGATATTGTGAAGAGAACGGGAGCCATTGTGGATGTTCCTGTTGGTGAAGAGCTATTGGGCCGTGTTGTAGATGCCCTGGGCAATGCCATTGATGGAAAG ggTCCAATTGGTTCTAAAACTCGTCGAAGAGTTGGTCTGAAGGCCCCTGGAATCATTCCTAGAATCTCTGTGCGTGAGCCCATGCAGACTGGCATTAAGGCTGTGGATAGCTTGGTACCAATTGGCCGTGGTCAGCGTGAGCTGATTATTGGTGACAGACAGACTGG CAAAACATCAATTGCTATTGATACAATCATCAATCAGAAACGCTTTAATGATggaactgatgaaaagaagaAGCTTTACTGTATTTATGTTGCTATTGGTCAGAAGAGATCTACTGTTGCTCAGCTTGTGAAGAGACTTACAGATGCAG ATGCTATGAAATATACCATTGTGGTTTCTGCCACTGCATCTGATGCTGCTCCACTTCAGTACTTGGCTCCTTATTCTGGCTGCTCTATGGGAGAATATTTCCGAGATAACGGCAAACATGCTCTAATTATCTATGATGACTTGTCCAAACAG GCTGTTGCCTACCGCCAGATGTCTCTGCTGCTCCGTCGTCCCCCTGGTCGTGAGGCTTATCCTGGTGATGTGTTCTACTTGCACTCCCGTTTGCTGGAGAGAGCAGCCAAAATGAATGACACTTTTGGAGGTGGCTCTTTGACTGCCCTTCCAGTCATTGAAACACAAGCTGGTGATGTGTCAGCATACATTCCAACAAATGTCATCTCCATCACTGATGGACAG ATTTTCTTGGAAACAGAATTGTTCTACAAAGGTATCCGCCCTGCCATTAATGTTGGTCTGTCTGTGTCCCGTGTCGGATCAGCTGCTCAGACCAGGGCCATGAAGCAG GTGGCAGGTACCATGAAATTAGAGTTGGCTCAGTATCGTGAGGTGGCAGCTTTTGCTCAGTTTGGTTCTGATTTAGATGCTGCTACTCAACAACTGCTGAGTCGTGGTGTTCGTCTCACTGAATTGCTGAAACAAGGACAGTATT cTCCTATGGCAATTGAAGAACAGGTAGCAGTCATCTATGCTGGTGTACGAGGGTATCTGGACAAATTGGAGCCCAGCAAAATCACCAAATTTGAGAGTGCTTTCTTAGCTCATGTCATCAGCCAACATCAGTCCCTCTTGGGTAATATCAG GACTGATGGAAAGATCTCGGAACAGTCGGATGCAAAACTGAAGGAAATTGTCACAAACTTCTTGGCTGGTTTTGAACCTTAA